The proteins below come from a single Elgaria multicarinata webbii isolate HBS135686 ecotype San Diego chromosome 11, rElgMul1.1.pri, whole genome shotgun sequence genomic window:
- the CHMP2A gene encoding charged multivesicular body protein 2a, with product MDLLFGRRKTPEEMLRQNQRALNRAMREMDRERQKLEAQEKKIIVDIKKMAKQGQMDAVKIMAKDLVRTRRYVKKFITMRANIQAVSLKIQTLKSNNSMAQAMKGVTKAMATMNRQLKLPQIQKIMMEFEKQSEIMDMKEEMMNDAIDDAMGDEEDEEESDAVVSQVLDELGLTLTDELSNLPSTGGSLSVAGGKKAEASAALADADADLEERLKNLRRD from the exons ATGGATCTACTGTTTGGGCGTCGGAAGACCCCGGAGGAGATGCTGAGGCAAAATCAACGGGCGCTGAATCGTGCCATGCGAGAAATGGACCGTGAGCGGCAGAAACTGGAAGCCCAGGAGAAGAAGATCATTGTTGACATCAAGAAAATGGCCAAACAGGGGCAGATG GATGCAGTGAAGATCATGGCTAAAGACCTGGTGCGGACAAGGCGCTACGTCAAGAAGTTCATCACGATGCGAGCTAACATCCAAGCTGTGTCCCTCAAGATACAAACCCTCAAATCTAACAACTCCATGGCTCAGGCAATGAAGGGTGTCACCAAAGCCATGGCCACCATGAACAGACAG CTCAAGTTGCCCCAGATCCAGAAGATCATGATGGAATTTGAGAAGCAGTCTGAGATCATGGACATGAAGGAGGAGATGATGAACGATGCCATTGACGATGCCATGGGAgatgaagaagatgaggaagaaag CGATGCTGTTGTCTCCCAGGTGTTGGATGAGCTAGGTCTGACGCTGACGGACGAGCTCTCCA ACCTGCCTTCCACCGGTGGTTCCCTGAGCGTGGCAGGAGGCAAGAAAGCCGAGGCCTCGGCGGCTCTGGCCGATGCGGACGCCGATCTGGAGGAGCGGCTAAAGAACCTGCGGCGGGACTAG